One window from the genome of Rhinolophus ferrumequinum isolate MPI-CBG mRhiFer1 chromosome 10, mRhiFer1_v1.p, whole genome shotgun sequence encodes:
- the KLHDC7B gene encoding kelch domain-containing protein 7B, with product MVLRSHPFPRQERPQGTAPSAAQESPREPSASTPSENTQSSSPPEGATPSLVVRDGSSGADTGGLAKAPTPGPHAGPRGDGTEEKRLDLLLPEAAVPRAPSQQPESTKPGPAPSPAARRDPQPVPRPRKRSMCEIAESSERKLSQAAPGQVSGERLSAAGSRDVLTEKQKEDRRLMAFLQRRGAWGVAEGPPRPGPLAGEPALASAAAMRRRLDLGSCLDVLAFAQQHGEPGLARDTYALMSDNLLHVLRDPNLYRQLSAADRERILSMRTGRGQAVLGVLVLPSLYQVSRAGLTRGLRGEDAPAAGPAPQPLPSHLHVFHPREKAWRPLTRVPEEAPLRGCGLCTMHNYLFLAGGIRGSGAKAVCSNEVFCYNPLTDTWSQVRPMLQARAQLKLVALDGMLYAVGGECLYSMERYDPRTDTWTSRAPLPAGTFPVAHEAVACRGDIYVTGGHLFYRLLRYSPRKDAWDECPYSASHRRSSDMVALGGFLYRFDLLRGVGAAVMRYNTVTGSWSRAAPLPLPDPVPLRCAVLGNTIYCLNHQVTATFTVSEGTAQFQARELQPFPLGNQGVLCPFILTLPPPDRLQTAL from the coding sequence ATGGTTCTTAGGAGTCACCCCTTCCCAAGGCAAGAGAGGCCCCAGGGGACAGCCCCAAGTGCAGCTCAGGAGAGCCCCAGAGAGCCCAGCGCTTCCACGCCCTCTGAGAACACTCAGTCTAGTTCTCCCCCTGAAGGGGCCACCCCCAGCCTCGTGGTCAGGGACGGCTCCTCAGGGGCAGACACAGGGGGCCTGGCTAAGGCGCCCACCCCAGGGCCCCATGCAGGCCCAAGAGGAGATGGAACGGAGGAGAAACGTCTGGACTTGCTGCTGCCCGAAGCTGCCGTGCCCAGGGCCCCTTCACAGCAGCCTGAGTCCACGAAGCCTGGCCCTGCACCCTCCCCCGCTGCCAGGCGGGACCCGCAGCCTGTACCCAGGCCTCGGAAACGCAGCATGTGCGAAATAGCGGAGAGTTCTGAGCGGAAGCTCAGCCAAGCTGCCCCGGGACAGGTGTCCGGGGAGAGGCTCAGCGCTGCGGGCAGCAGGGATGTCCtcacagagaagcagaaggaggaCCGCAGGCTCATGGCGTTTCTGCAGAGGCGAGGGGCCTGGGGGGTGGCGGAGGGGCCCCCGAGGCCCGGCCCCCTGGCTGGGGAGCCAGCCCTGGCCTCGGCAGCAGCTATGCGGCGGCGGCTGGACCTGGGCAGCTGCCTGGACGTGCTGGCCTTCGCCCAGCAGCACGGGGAGCCCGGCCTGGCCCGGGACACCTACGCCCTGATGAGCGACAATCTGCTGCATGTGCTCAGGGACCCGAACCTCTACCGGCAGCTGAGCGCAGCCGACCGCGAGCGCATCTTGAGCATGCGCACTGGCCGGGGCCAGGCGGTGCTGGGCGTCCTCGTGCTGCCCAGCCTCTACCAGGTCAGCCGCGCAGGGCTCACCAGGGGCCTTCGCGGGGAGGACGCCCCCGCCGCGGGGCCTGCGCCCCAGCCTCTTCCATCGCACCTGCACGTGTTCCACCCCCGAGAGAAGGCGTGGCGGCCGCTGACGCGGGTGCCGGAGGAGGCCCCACTGCGGGGCTGCGGCCTCTGCACCATGCACAACTATCTGTTCCTGGCGGGCGGCATCCGTGGGTCGGGCGCCAAGGCCGTCTGCTCCAACGAGGTCTTCTGCTACAACCCTCTGACCGACACCTGGAGCCAGGTGCGGCCCATGCTGCAGGCCCGGGCCCAGCTCAAGCTGGTGGCCCTGGACGGGATGCTGTACGCCGTCGGCGGCGAGTGCCTGTACAGCATGGAGCGCTACGACCCCCGCACTGACACCTGGACCTCACGCGCGCCCCTTCCTGCAGGCACCTTCCCCGTGGCACACGAGGCTGTGGCCTGCCGTGGGGACATCTACGTCACTGGGGGCCACCTCTTCTACCGTTTGCTCAGGTACAGCCCCAGGAAGGATGCGTGGGACGAGTGCCCCTACAGCGCCAGCCACCGGCGTTCCAGCGACATGGTGGCGCTGGGGGGCTTCCTGTACCGCTTCGACCTGCTGCGTGGTGTGGGCGCCGCGGTCATGCGCTACAACACCGTGACGGGCTCCTGGAGCCGAGCCGCCCCCTTGCCCCTGCCGGACCCTGTCCCGCTGCGCTGCGCCGTGCTGGGCAACACCATCTACTGCCTGAACCACCAGGTCACGGCCACTTTCACGGTCTCCGAGGGAACTGCTCAGTTCCAGGCCAGGGAGCTGCAGCCCTTCCCCCTGGGGAACCAAGGCGTCCTCTGTCCGTTCATCCTGACTCTACCGCCCCCGGACCGGCTCCAGACTGCCCTCTGA